Proteins co-encoded in one Montipora capricornis isolate CH-2021 chromosome 12, ASM3666992v2, whole genome shotgun sequence genomic window:
- the LOC138026268 gene encoding DNA-dependent metalloprotease SPRTN-like yields the protein MIEISENVDLEYALSLQQELDQEDAKQKSGNNNYAVSSGKLATPMSVVDDSWELIDPIPDVRQLFLQFNDVYFNGLLASVEVRWSPRMTLCAGLCCYEGRGGLCSIRLSEPLLKLRPRKDLVQTLLHEMIHALLFVTQNNKDHDAHGPEFLKHMQRINAESGAKITVYHNFHDEVNVYRQHWWKCDGPCQRRPPYYGMVKRSMNRAPSPRDPWWADHQRTCGGTYTKIKEPENYGAKKTKSKGTGRSDFETGNSHRKGNVPGGKDSGTLPKLFKRKTRESGIESSNSESDHDTGKKRKIDSLDKASSITGEVIKAKSSEAGSSRWTADVVPFSGLGRTLGSSSVAQAGSEILSSQRDPKKNLKEKTDREKTPVITIKTPSPSKPKKNLPPTLTIVEAFQRTKDKGKHCKNKDDDTRKSPLMGSKWKPIELGDSPAERQVVGSSESVCCPVCRTLVLNSEINQHLDSCLE from the exons ATGATTGAGATATCTGAAAACGTCGACCTAGAGTATGCACTGAGCTTACAACAGGAGCTGGATCAGGAGGATGCCAAACAGAAGTCAGGGAACAATAATTATGCGGTTTCTTCCGGCAAGCTCGCAACGCCAATGTCAGTTGTTGATGATTCTTGGGAACTAATCGATCCTATCCCAGATGTTCGTCAGTTGTTTCTTCAATTTAACGATGTTTATTTTAATGGTTTGCTAGCCTCTGTGGAAGTGAGGTGGAGCCCACGTATGACATT ATGTGCTGGGCTGTGTTGTTATGAGGGACGAGGAGGTCTCTGCTCAATCAGACTTAGTGAGCCTTTGCTGAAGCTTCGTCCAAGAAAAGATCTGGTGCAGACATTGCTG catgAAATGATCCATGCTTTACTATTTGTGACACAAAACAACAAG GATCACGATGCCCATGGACCAGAATTTCTTAAACATATGCAGAGGATCAATGCAGAAAGTGGTGCAAAAATTACT GTGTATCATAACTTTCATGATGAG GTTAATGTTTACCGTCAACATTGGTGGAAGTGTGATGGCCCATGTCAGAGAAGACCCCCTTATTATGGGATGGTCAAGAGATCCATGAATCGTGCCCCGTCACCAAGGGACCCCTGGTGGGCAGACCATCAAAGGACTTGTGGTGGGACCTATACAAAGATTAAAGAACCTGAAAACTATGGTGCAAAAAAGACTAAATCGAAAGGAACAGGTAGGAGTGACTTTGAAACAGGCAATAGTCATAGGAAAGGAAATGTACCTGGTGGAAAGGATTCTGGTACATTACCAAAGCTATTCAAACGCAAGACTAGGGAAAGTGGAATTGAGAGTAGTAACTCTGAAAGTGATCACGACACtggcaaaaaaagaaagatagaCTCTCTTGATAAAGCTTCTTCAATTACTGGTGAGGTCATCAAAGCAAAGAGTAGTGAAGCGGGTTCATCGAGATGGACAGCAGATGTTGTGCCATTTTCTGGTTTAGGGAGAACGCTAGGCTCAAGTTCTGTTGCTCAGGCTGGTTCAGAGATTCTTTCAAGCCAAAGGGACCCgaaaaaaaatcttaaagaaaaaacagatAGGGAAAAGACGCCGGTGATTACTATAAAAACACCTTCGCCaagtaaaccaaaaaaaaatcttccACCAACTCTTACAATTGTGGAAGCTTTTCAGAGGACTAAGGACAAAGGAAAACATTGCAAGAATAAAGATGATGACACTCGTAAAAGCCCTCTAATGGGATCCAAATGGAAGCCTATCGAGTTGGGAGACTCACCTGCAGAAAGGCAGGTTGTGGGTTCAAGTGAGTCTGTATGTTGTCCCGTCTGTCGGACTCTGGTTTTGAATTCTGAAATCAATCAACATCTTGATTCATGTTTAGAATGA